Within Terriglobales bacterium, the genomic segment TAAACATTCGACGTGCCGTCCAGTTCTGTGATAAGCGTGAGGTTGCCATCGGGTCCTCCCCCTGAAGGAATGCCTGTCAGGGTTGTAGTCCCCTCCACTATCATCGAGACCGTAACATCAATGGGCGCGCCAAGTTGGGTTGGATCCATTGGCATGAACGTGATGCTGTCCTCAAACTCCGCGATTCCCTGCGCGGAAACGCCGTCGGCGAAGGCAGTGCTGCTAGCGGAAACGAGCACGCCCAGATCGCCGAACATCGACCTACTAGTCGCACTGGCAACTTGACCGCCATGGTTGCAGGAGGCGTTGGCATTCGCCACCGACTGGCCCATAACTTGGCCCGAGTTGTCAGTTGTGGGAGCGGGCTGGCATGTTACATTTGCGATCGCCGAGAGAAAGATTGGACTGGCCCCTGCCGGCACTGCTACCAGAATTGCCGCGCAGCAGAGCGCTATGAGCGCCGCAAATCTGACGGCAAGATTCTTGAATTT encodes:
- a CDS encoding PEP-CTERM sorting domain-containing protein (PEP-CTERM proteins occur, often in large numbers, in the proteomes of bacteria that also encode an exosortase, a predicted intramembrane cysteine proteinase. The presence of a PEP-CTERM domain at a protein's C-terminus predicts cleavage within the sorting domain, followed by covalent anchoring to some some component of the (usually Gram-negative) cell surface. Many PEP-CTERM proteins exhibit an unusual sequence composition that includes large numbers of potential glycosylation sites. Expression of one such protein has been shown restore the ability of a bacterium to form floc, a type of biofilm.) codes for the protein MRHQSPVPAIEKFKNLAVRFAALIALCCAAILVAVPAGASPIFLSAIANVTCQPAPTTDNSGQVMGQSVANANASCNHGGQVASATSRSMFGDLGVLVSASSTAFADGVSAQGIAEFEDSITFMPMDPTQLGAPIDVTVSMIVEGTTTLTGIPSGGGPDGNLTLITELDGTSNVYKELDQIGKPVQVTGSKTFTLHTTAGATMAFLAIADITTRSTDEDVASSGKMDYLDTASFIVTSDTPDVSIVSASGHDYSGATATTPEPSVMVLLVSGLAPLVWIGARRRKLGLPWYA